Proteins co-encoded in one Frankiaceae bacterium genomic window:
- a CDS encoding Ig-like domain-containing protein: protein MRAFGSGTARRAATRVATVVAVVVGASFPAAAGNSPLGDTAVTWPTTWNGYRLDTGAYVQDVLGDENPDNADLSSGPCSGSGCTGGQPTVYYASDGTTAFFRVRLAVDPSDATKGGLTGNAYLTQIAVGGVVKAVVGVDGKSASIDYVYTATAPGTTVTSVYEYPFTSPSAGMRVVAAAGGHWFLDYQVPIARITTASGGTITATTPIQLYYGSSAAANLATINKDFMLGTATSVVWDGLSVVSFSPGSLGATSGAAAVSGPTPPVVGSATTYTVTLTMTNPGGGEVSSAVATATLPAGVTYVSGPVSLSGSDLTWSAGTLLPGQTKTVDVTVSLTPASDGAVPLLSAVSATGVDLATGVTKNGSAPALTVTAVAAGENATPDADPDTLTVAEDGSGTVSVLLNDTDADGDALSVGTLSDPPHGTVTESGGVVTYTPDADYAGPDSFTYTACDPSGACSAAVVTVTVTAVNDPPPSPADSSFSTPEDTAKSGTLPGSVDPDGDALTFGATDAPAHGDVTVDADGSYTYTPDPGYSGPDSFGYEVCDPSGACAPATVTVTVTADNDAPPSPADSSFSTAEDTPASGTLPGSVDPDGDALTFGATDAPAHGDVTIDADGSYTYTPDPGYSGPDSFGYEVCDPSGACAPATVTVTVTPVNDAPPAPPGDAITTAEDTAKSGTLPGSVDPDGDALTFGGTDEPAHGDVTIEDDGSYTYTPDPDYNGQDSFGYEVCDPSGACAPATVTVTVTPVNDAPPAPPGDAVTTAEDTAKSGTLPGSVDVDGDALTFGGTEEPDHGTVTIEDDGSYTYTPDADFNGQDSFGYEVCDPSGACAAATVTVTVTAVNDAPVAGDDAEAAAYGMPATFDPTDNDSDVDGDTLTIDVADPAHGSVSVNGNDVTYTPDAGWSGADTFTYTVCDADEACDTATVTVTTGSVSNAPPVADAGDDRTVPSGSPVTLDGSGSSDPDLDALTYGWTQVSGPAVTLAGAGTATPSFGGVTGPATLTFELTVSDGTLTATDTVTIVVAAAEPAAEAPDCDSVSVTSGPGGIVVTLPCDGDAGATVEVVDGPAHGDVEVLDDGTVRYVPDDGFTGTDRFTVRVCTAAGCTESVVTVTVPARTRPRAVPSLPATGAATDALVWAALVLVVVGTALQRGAAVSRRRRSSPSAS, encoded by the coding sequence ATGCGCGCTTTCGGTAGCGGTACGGCACGGCGCGCGGCCACGCGCGTCGCGACGGTGGTGGCGGTCGTGGTCGGGGCGTCGTTCCCGGCGGCAGCAGGCAACAGCCCGCTCGGCGACACGGCGGTGACGTGGCCCACGACGTGGAACGGCTACCGGCTCGACACCGGCGCGTACGTCCAGGACGTCCTCGGCGACGAGAACCCGGACAATGCCGACCTCTCGTCGGGACCGTGCTCCGGTTCCGGCTGCACCGGCGGCCAGCCGACCGTCTACTACGCCTCCGACGGCACGACGGCGTTCTTCCGCGTGCGTCTTGCGGTCGACCCGTCCGACGCGACGAAGGGCGGGCTGACGGGCAACGCGTACCTCACGCAGATCGCCGTCGGCGGCGTCGTCAAGGCGGTCGTCGGCGTCGACGGCAAGAGCGCGTCGATCGACTACGTCTACACCGCGACCGCGCCGGGCACGACCGTGACGAGCGTCTACGAGTACCCGTTCACGTCGCCGTCGGCCGGCATGCGCGTCGTCGCGGCGGCGGGCGGGCACTGGTTCCTCGACTACCAGGTGCCGATCGCGCGGATCACGACCGCGTCGGGCGGCACGATCACCGCGACGACGCCGATCCAGCTCTACTACGGCTCCTCCGCTGCCGCGAACCTCGCCACCATCAACAAGGACTTCATGCTCGGCACGGCGACGTCCGTGGTCTGGGACGGCCTCTCGGTCGTCAGCTTCTCGCCGGGGTCGCTCGGCGCGACGTCCGGCGCCGCCGCGGTGTCCGGGCCGACGCCGCCCGTGGTCGGCTCGGCGACCACGTACACCGTGACACTGACGATGACGAACCCCGGCGGCGGCGAGGTGTCCTCCGCCGTCGCGACCGCCACGCTGCCGGCGGGCGTGACGTACGTGTCGGGGCCTGTCTCCCTGAGCGGCTCGGACCTGACGTGGTCGGCGGGCACGCTGCTGCCGGGCCAGACCAAGACCGTGGACGTGACGGTGTCGCTGACGCCGGCGTCCGACGGTGCCGTACCGCTGCTGTCCGCGGTCAGCGCGACGGGTGTCGACCTGGCCACGGGCGTGACCAAGAACGGCAGCGCGCCCGCGCTCACCGTCACCGCCGTCGCGGCCGGCGAGAACGCGACACCCGACGCGGACCCGGACACGCTCACCGTCGCCGAGGACGGCTCCGGCACCGTGAGCGTTCTCCTGAACGACACCGACGCCGACGGCGACGCGCTGTCCGTCGGCACGCTCTCGGATCCCCCGCACGGCACGGTGACGGAGTCGGGCGGCGTCGTGACGTACACACCCGACGCGGACTACGCCGGGCCCGACTCGTTCACGTACACCGCCTGCGACCCCTCCGGCGCCTGCTCGGCCGCCGTCGTGACCGTGACGGTGACGGCGGTGAACGACCCGCCGCCGTCGCCCGCGGACTCGTCGTTCTCGACGCCGGAGGACACCGCGAAGAGCGGCACGCTGCCCGGATCGGTTGATCCAGACGGGGACGCGCTGACGTTCGGGGCGACCGATGCCCCTGCGCACGGCGACGTGACGGTCGACGCCGACGGCTCGTACACGTACACGCCGGACCCCGGCTACTCGGGTCCCGACTCGTTCGGCTACGAGGTCTGCGACCCCTCCGGCGCCTGCGCGCCCGCCACCGTCACGGTGACCGTGACCGCGGACAACGACGCGCCGCCGTCGCCCGCGGACTCGTCGTTCTCGACAGCGGAGGACACGCCCGCGTCGGGCACCCTGCCCGGGTCGGTCGACCCCGACGGCGACGCGCTGACGTTCGGCGCGACCGACGCCCCTGCGCACGGCGACGTGACCATCGACGCCGACGGCTCGTACACCTACACGCCCGACCCCGGCTACTCGGGTCCCGACTCGTTCGGCTACGAGGTCTGCGACCCGTCCGGCGCCTGCGCGCCCGCCACCGTCACGGTCACCGTGACGCCGGTCAACGACGCGCCGCCCGCCCCGCCCGGAGACGCGATCACGACGGCGGAGGACACGGCGAAGAGCGGCACGCTGCCCGGATCGGTTGATCCAGACGGCGACGCGCTGACCTTCGGCGGCACCGACGAGCCGGCGCACGGCGACGTGACGATCGAGGACGACGGCTCGTACACCTACACGCCCGACCCCGACTACAACGGCCAGGACTCCTTCGGCTACGAGGTCTGCGACCCGTCCGGCGCCTGCGCGCCCGCCACCGTCACGGTCACCGTGACGCCGGTCAACGACGCGCCGCCGGCACCGCCGGGCGACGCCGTCACGACGGCAGAGGACACCGCCAAGAGCGGCACGCTGCCCGGATCGGTCGACGTGGACGGCGACGCGCTGACGTTCGGCGGCACCGAGGAGCCGGACCACGGCACCGTGACGATCGAGGACGACGGGTCGTACACCTACACGCCCGACGCCGACTTCAACGGCCAGGACTCCTTCGGTTACGAGGTCTGCGACCCGTCGGGCGCCTGCGCCGCGGCGACGGTGACCGTGACGGTGACCGCCGTCAACGACGCGCCGGTCGCCGGCGACGACGCGGAGGCGGCGGCGTACGGCATGCCGGCCACCTTCGACCCGACCGACAACGACAGCGACGTCGACGGCGACACGCTGACGATCGACGTCGCCGACCCGGCGCACGGCTCCGTGTCCGTGAACGGCAACGACGTGACGTACACGCCCGACGCCGGCTGGTCGGGCGCCGACACGTTCACCTACACGGTCTGCGACGCCGACGAGGCGTGCGACACCGCGACCGTCACGGTGACGACAGGCTCGGTGAGCAACGCGCCGCCGGTCGCCGACGCGGGCGACGACCGCACGGTGCCGAGCGGGTCGCCTGTGACGCTCGACGGCAGCGGCTCGAGCGATCCCGACCTGGACGCGCTGACGTACGGCTGGACGCAGGTCTCCGGGCCCGCTGTGACGCTGGCCGGCGCGGGGACGGCGACGCCGTCGTTCGGCGGCGTGACCGGGCCGGCGACGCTGACGTTCGAGCTGACGGTCTCCGACGGCACGCTCACCGCGACCGATACCGTGACGATCGTCGTCGCGGCGGCGGAGCCCGCGGCCGAGGCGCCCGACTGCGACAGCGTGAGCGTCACGTCAGGCCCCGGCGGCATCGTCGTGACCCTCCCCTGCGACGGCGACGCGGGCGCGACCGTCGAGGTCGTCGACGGGCCCGCGCACGGCGACGTCGAGGTGCTCGACGACGGCACGGTGCGGTACGTGCCCGACGACGGCTTCACGGGGACCGACCGGTTCACCGTGCGGGTCTGCACGGCGGCGGGATGCACCGAGTCCGTCGTCACGGTGACGGTGCCGGCGCGGACGCGGCCGCGCGCCGTACCCAGCCTCCCGGCGACCGGCGCCGCGACGGACGCGCTCGTCTGGGCGGCGCTGGTGCTGGTGGTCGTGGGTACGGCGCTGCAGCGCGGCGCGGCGGTCAGTCGTCGCCGCCGCAGTTCTCCTTCCGCGTCGTGA
- a CDS encoding GAF domain-containing sensor histidine kinase: MATNDELRRLLDAILPVASDLSLPVVLERIVASACGLVGARYGALGVLADDMTLSEFITVGIDAETIARIGPPPQGHGVLGLLIWDPKPVRLDDITQHVESYGFPANHPPMHSFLGVPVLVRDKVFGNLYLSEKVGAPRFTDEDEELVIGLAAMAGVAIDNARLHDRVREVAVVEDRERIARDLHDTVIQRLYATGLALSATLRYATKPEVVERLTRAIADLDATMRDIRSTIFALQTADRGLHGLRADVLRLVQQSENALGFTPRATFDGLVDSAVPDAIADHLLAALREALTNVAKHARAHRVDVGVTAGDREVVLTVADDGVGLAADRPPGLGLGNLTERAAVLGGECTVGNRPEGGTVVRWRVPLSVVR, encoded by the coding sequence GTGGCCACCAACGACGAGCTACGACGCCTGCTCGACGCCATCCTCCCAGTCGCGTCCGACTTGAGCCTGCCGGTCGTCCTCGAACGCATCGTCGCATCCGCCTGCGGTCTCGTCGGCGCGCGCTACGGCGCCCTCGGCGTCCTCGCCGACGACATGACGCTGAGCGAGTTCATCACCGTCGGCATCGACGCGGAGACGATCGCGCGGATCGGCCCGCCGCCGCAGGGGCACGGCGTTCTCGGGCTGCTCATCTGGGACCCGAAGCCGGTGCGTCTCGACGACATCACGCAGCACGTCGAGAGCTACGGGTTCCCGGCCAACCACCCGCCGATGCACTCGTTCCTCGGGGTGCCGGTCCTGGTGCGGGACAAGGTGTTCGGCAACCTCTACCTGAGCGAGAAGGTCGGCGCGCCGCGCTTCACCGACGAGGACGAGGAGCTCGTGATCGGCCTCGCCGCGATGGCCGGCGTCGCCATCGACAACGCCCGCCTGCACGACCGCGTCCGCGAGGTCGCGGTCGTCGAGGACCGCGAGCGGATCGCGCGCGACCTGCACGACACCGTGATCCAGCGGCTGTACGCCACCGGCCTCGCGCTGAGCGCGACGCTGCGCTACGCCACCAAGCCCGAGGTCGTCGAACGCCTCACCCGCGCGATCGCCGACCTCGACGCCACGATGCGCGACATCCGTTCGACGATCTTCGCGTTGCAGACCGCGGACCGTGGGCTGCACGGTCTCCGCGCCGACGTGCTGCGCCTGGTGCAGCAGTCGGAGAACGCGCTGGGGTTCACGCCGCGGGCGACGTTCGACGGGCTGGTCGACAGCGCGGTGCCCGACGCGATCGCCGACCACCTGCTGGCCGCGCTGCGCGAGGCGCTGACGAACGTCGCGAAGCACGCCCGCGCCCACCGCGTCGACGTCGGCGTCACGGCGGGCGACCGGGAGGTAGTGCTGACTGTCGCCGACGACGGCGTGGGCCTCGCGGCGGACCGCCCGCCGGGCCTCGGGCTCGGCAACCTCACCGAGCGCGCCGCCGTCCTCGGCGGGGAGTGCACCGTGGGCAACAGGCCGGAGGGCGGCACCGTCGTGCGCTGGCGCGTCCCGCTGTCAGTCGTGCGCTGA
- a CDS encoding (2Fe-2S)-binding protein, with the protein MIICHCHVVSAREVTRAIDDGAHSIEDIGERCAAGTCCGGCHPELERLLCERAERMAGAGAGHRPLAGLLGWRHG; encoded by the coding sequence GTGATCATCTGCCACTGCCACGTGGTCAGTGCGCGCGAGGTGACGCGGGCGATCGACGACGGCGCGCACTCGATCGAGGACATCGGCGAACGCTGCGCGGCCGGGACCTGCTGCGGGGGCTGCCACCCCGAGCTCGAGCGGCTACTGTGCGAGCGGGCAGAGCGGATGGCCGGCGCCGGCGCCGGGCACCGCCCGCTGGCAGGGCTACTCGGGTGGAGGCACGGTTGA
- the bfr gene encoding bacterioferritin: MEARLKGNKDVVELLNEVLTAELTAINQYFIDAKMLQNWGYLRLAEHFREDSIDEMRDAEKLIDRILFLDGMPNLQRLGTVRVGETPREKLELALTVELEAIERLNRCVAKAVEVGDSGSRDLFAEILRGEEEHADWLETQLELVRQLGDVAYLAEHLG, encoded by the coding sequence GTGGAGGCACGGTTGAAGGGCAACAAGGACGTCGTCGAGCTGCTCAACGAGGTGCTGACCGCCGAGCTCACGGCGATCAACCAGTACTTCATCGACGCGAAGATGCTTCAGAACTGGGGCTACCTGCGCCTCGCCGAGCACTTCCGCGAGGATTCCATCGACGAGATGCGCGACGCCGAGAAGCTCATCGACCGGATCCTGTTCCTCGACGGCATGCCCAACCTCCAGCGCCTCGGGACGGTCCGCGTCGGCGAGACCCCGCGCGAGAAGCTCGAGCTGGCGCTCACCGTCGAGCTCGAGGCCATCGAACGCCTCAACCGGTGCGTCGCCAAGGCCGTCGAGGTCGGCGACAGCGGCAGCCGCGACCTGTTCGCCGAGATCCTGCGCGGCGAGGAGGAGCACGCCGACTGGCTGGAGACGCAGCTCGAGCTGGTCCGCCAGCTCGGCGACGTGGCGTACCTCGCCGAGCACCTCGGCTGA
- a CDS encoding CBS domain-containing protein produces MSVTVAREPLVSSVMTRLLVTVGPDESVYAAWDLLSRGRIHHLPVVVQGRCVAVVEDRAVAAAIAGPIASGRHRVADVMPSRVHCVLPDTPVRRVAEIMALEETTAVPVVDEHMELLGLVTHRDVVRAVATHGLGSAHD; encoded by the coding sequence ATGAGCGTCACCGTGGCACGGGAGCCGCTGGTCTCCAGCGTGATGACGCGGCTGCTCGTGACCGTCGGTCCCGACGAGTCCGTCTATGCCGCGTGGGACCTGCTGAGCCGCGGCCGCATCCACCACCTGCCGGTCGTCGTGCAGGGCCGCTGCGTCGCGGTCGTCGAGGACCGGGCGGTCGCGGCCGCCATCGCCGGCCCGATCGCCTCCGGCCGGCACCGCGTCGCCGACGTCATGCCCTCGCGGGTGCACTGCGTTCTCCCCGACACGCCCGTGCGGAGGGTGGCCGAGATCATGGCGCTCGAGGAGACGACCGCGGTGCCCGTGGTGGACGAGCACATGGAGCTGCTCGGTCTCGTCACGCACCGCGACGTCGTGCGCGCCGTCGCGACGCACGGCCTCGGCTCAGCGCACGACTGA
- a CDS encoding response regulator transcription factor, translating into MESIRVVLVDDHEVVRRGVADLLSLEDDIEVVGEAGSYAEAMARVPALRADIAVLDVRLPDGNGVALCRELRSKMPDLRVLMLTSFSDDDALFDAILAGAAGYVLKQIRGDDLVDAVRTVGRGGSLLDPSVTAQVLDRLRNPPQEDPRLADLTGQERKILELIAEGLTNRQIGERMFLAEKTVKNYVSSLLSKLGLERRTQAAVYGAGLLERKTQDD; encoded by the coding sequence ATGGAATCGATCCGCGTGGTGCTGGTGGACGACCACGAGGTCGTACGCCGCGGCGTTGCCGACCTGCTCTCCCTCGAGGACGACATCGAGGTCGTGGGCGAGGCGGGCTCGTACGCCGAGGCCATGGCGCGGGTCCCCGCGCTGCGCGCGGACATCGCCGTGCTCGACGTACGCCTGCCCGACGGCAACGGCGTCGCGCTCTGCCGCGAGCTGCGTTCGAAGATGCCCGATCTGCGGGTGCTGATGCTGACGTCGTTCTCCGACGACGACGCGCTGTTCGACGCGATCCTCGCCGGTGCCGCCGGCTACGTCCTCAAGCAGATCCGCGGCGACGACCTCGTCGACGCCGTCCGTACCGTCGGCCGCGGCGGCTCGCTGCTCGACCCGAGCGTCACCGCGCAGGTGCTCGACCGCCTGCGCAACCCTCCGCAGGAGGACCCGCGTCTCGCCGACCTCACCGGCCAGGAGCGCAAGATCCTCGAGCTCATCGCCGAGGGGCTGACCAACCGGCAGATCGGCGAGCGGATGTTCCTCGCCGAGAAGACCGTCAAGAACTATGTCTCCAGCCTGCTGTCCAAGCTCGGGCTGGAGCGCCGTACGCAGGCCGCCGTCTACGGCGCGGGACTCCTGGAGCGCAAGACCCAGGACGACTGA